A window from Salvia miltiorrhiza cultivar Shanhuang (shh) chromosome 2, IMPLAD_Smil_shh, whole genome shotgun sequence encodes these proteins:
- the LOC131010886 gene encoding uncharacterized WD repeat-containing protein C2A9.03-like isoform X2 — MLRNLLWATSKHDVYLTQNYSVMHWSSTQRKSKEVINVAKPIVPILNSPGSMAQTLSRVQISTMTVKDNLMVAGGFQGEVMCKYLNQPGVAFCTKVATDENAITNSVDVYHNTSGAMRVITANNDAQVRVLDGGNFSCLNRFTFPWSVNNISASPDGKLLAVLGDSPECLLADAQSGKVVSNLKGHLDYSFASAWHPDGNILATGNQDTTCRLWDVRNLSESVHVLKGRMGAIRAIRFTSDGRFMAMAEPADFVHVFDTRSDYAAGQEIDLFGEIAGISFSPDAEALFVGVSDRTYGSLLEFNRRSYDSYLTCIF; from the exons ATG CTGAGGAACCTGTTATGGGCAACTTCAAAGCATGATGTATATCTGACGCAAAATTACTCCGTGATGCACTGGTCATCCACACAGAGGAAGAGTAAAGAAGTAATTAATGTTGCTAAGCCTATTGTCCCAATCCTG AACTCCCCTGGATCTATGGCTCAGACTCTTTCAAGAGTTCAAATAAGCACCATGACCGTGAAGGACAACCTAATGGTGGCAGGTGGTTTCCAGGGAGAGGTTATGTGCAAG TATCTAAACCAACCTGGGGTTGCCTTCTGCACTAAAGTAGCCACTGATGAAAATGCCATCACCAACTCTGTCGATGTTTATCACAATACCAGTGGCGCGATGAGGGTCATCACTGCGAACAACGATGCCCAAGTGAGGGTCTTGGATGGGGGAAACTTCTCGTGCCTGAACCGTTTCACGTTCCCGTGGTCTGTTAAT AACATTTCTGCTAGCCCAGATGGGAAGTTACTTGCGGTTCTTGGCGACAGCCCCGAATGTTTGCTTGCAGACGCTCAGTCGGGAAAG GTTGTGAGCAACCTAAAAGGGCACCTAGACTACTCGTTCGCGTCCGCTTGGCACCCAGATGGCAACATCCTGGCAACGGGGAACCAAGACACGACGTGTAGGTTGTGGGATGTAAGGAACCTATCGGAGTCTGTGCACGTGCTCAAGGGAAGGATGGGTGCTATCAGGGCCATCCGGTTCACATCTGATGGCCGTTTCATGGCGATGGCAGAGCCAGCGGACTTCGTGCACGTGTTTGACACGCGATCGGACTATGCAGCTGGGCAGGAGATTGATCTGTTTGGGGAGATCGCCGGTATCTCCTTCAGCCCCGATGCAGAAGCGTTATTCGTGGGTGTTTCAGACCGAACATATGGCAGTTTGTTGGAGTTCAACAGGAGAAGTTACGACAGCTACCTTACCTGCATTTTTTAG
- the LOC131010886 gene encoding uncharacterized WD repeat-containing protein C2A9.03-like isoform X1 → MEQFPNHELEYVVDDYYDITDFEDENDSPRIGSRSMDDDSADSDFEDDFELNNPMTDTSALEVKKGKDIQGIPWERLNFTREEYRESRLKQYKNYESLSLCREDLEKECKKVEKGHNFYDFQFNTRLVKSTIVHFQLRNLLWATSKHDVYLTQNYSVMHWSSTQRKSKEVINVAKPIVPILNSPGSMAQTLSRVQISTMTVKDNLMVAGGFQGEVMCKYLNQPGVAFCTKVATDENAITNSVDVYHNTSGAMRVITANNDAQVRVLDGGNFSCLNRFTFPWSVNNISASPDGKLLAVLGDSPECLLADAQSGKVVSNLKGHLDYSFASAWHPDGNILATGNQDTTCRLWDVRNLSESVHVLKGRMGAIRAIRFTSDGRFMAMAEPADFVHVFDTRSDYAAGQEIDLFGEIAGISFSPDAEALFVGVSDRTYGSLLEFNRRSYDSYLTCIF, encoded by the exons ATGGAGCAATTTCCTAACCACGAGCTCGAGTATGTTGTCGACGATTACTACGACATCACTGATTTCGAGGATGAAAACGACTCTCCGAGAATCGGAAGTAGATCCATGGATGATGACTCTGCTGACTCCGATTTTGAGGACGATTTTGAACTG AACAATCCAATGACTGATACATCGGCTTTAGAAGTCAAGAAAGGAAAGGATATTCAAGGAATTCCATGGGAAAGGCTCAATTTTACTAGAGAGGAGTACCGTGAATCCCGTTTGAAGCAATACAAGAATTATGAGAGTCTGTCACTCTGTCGCGAAGACCTTGAGAAG GAGTGCAAAAAAGTGGAGAAAGGCCACAACTTCTACGATTTTCAGTTTAATACAAGGCTTGTCAAATCCACGATAGTCCATTTTCAG CTGAGGAACCTGTTATGGGCAACTTCAAAGCATGATGTATATCTGACGCAAAATTACTCCGTGATGCACTGGTCATCCACACAGAGGAAGAGTAAAGAAGTAATTAATGTTGCTAAGCCTATTGTCCCAATCCTG AACTCCCCTGGATCTATGGCTCAGACTCTTTCAAGAGTTCAAATAAGCACCATGACCGTGAAGGACAACCTAATGGTGGCAGGTGGTTTCCAGGGAGAGGTTATGTGCAAG TATCTAAACCAACCTGGGGTTGCCTTCTGCACTAAAGTAGCCACTGATGAAAATGCCATCACCAACTCTGTCGATGTTTATCACAATACCAGTGGCGCGATGAGGGTCATCACTGCGAACAACGATGCCCAAGTGAGGGTCTTGGATGGGGGAAACTTCTCGTGCCTGAACCGTTTCACGTTCCCGTGGTCTGTTAAT AACATTTCTGCTAGCCCAGATGGGAAGTTACTTGCGGTTCTTGGCGACAGCCCCGAATGTTTGCTTGCAGACGCTCAGTCGGGAAAG GTTGTGAGCAACCTAAAAGGGCACCTAGACTACTCGTTCGCGTCCGCTTGGCACCCAGATGGCAACATCCTGGCAACGGGGAACCAAGACACGACGTGTAGGTTGTGGGATGTAAGGAACCTATCGGAGTCTGTGCACGTGCTCAAGGGAAGGATGGGTGCTATCAGGGCCATCCGGTTCACATCTGATGGCCGTTTCATGGCGATGGCAGAGCCAGCGGACTTCGTGCACGTGTTTGACACGCGATCGGACTATGCAGCTGGGCAGGAGATTGATCTGTTTGGGGAGATCGCCGGTATCTCCTTCAGCCCCGATGCAGAAGCGTTATTCGTGGGTGTTTCAGACCGAACATATGGCAGTTTGTTGGAGTTCAACAGGAGAAGTTACGACAGCTACCTTACCTGCATTTTTTAG